The proteins below are encoded in one region of Euryarchaeota archaeon:
- a CDS encoding dihydroorotate dehydrogenase — MVNTSTTLAGLRLRSPTVLASGILDETGSAMHRAARSGAGAVVTKSIGAKPRVGYANPSCIELDGVGVLNAVGLPNPGVENVAQELWAAARGGVPVIASVFGGTPEEFSEVGGMMAGYGAQAIELNLSCPHAKGYGTEIGTDPALVTEVVRAVKQRVRLPVFAKLAPNVPDIAGLAKAAVAAGADGITAINTVKAMAIDVRAGRPILANRVGGLSGRAIKPVGLRAVYEIAQEVDAPIMGVGGVYTGEDALEYIMAGASAVQVGSAVMERGWDVFAKIDSELKALLDECGYPSVEAARRVAVTAK, encoded by the coding sequence ATGGTGAACACTTCGACGACACTCGCGGGCCTGAGACTGAGAAGCCCCACGGTCCTCGCTTCTGGTATCCTCGACGAGACGGGAAGCGCCATGCACAGGGCTGCGCGAAGCGGCGCGGGGGCGGTCGTCACGAAATCCATCGGTGCGAAGCCCCGCGTCGGTTACGCGAACCCGAGTTGCATCGAGCTCGACGGAGTCGGTGTCCTCAATGCCGTCGGCCTTCCGAATCCCGGTGTGGAGAACGTGGCGCAGGAGCTTTGGGCGGCCGCAAGGGGCGGCGTCCCCGTAATCGCGTCGGTCTTCGGCGGGACCCCCGAGGAGTTCTCGGAAGTGGGCGGCATGATGGCCGGTTATGGGGCGCAAGCCATCGAACTGAACCTGAGCTGCCCGCACGCGAAAGGCTACGGGACGGAGATCGGGACGGACCCCGCGTTGGTCACCGAGGTCGTTCGAGCGGTTAAACAGCGGGTACGCCTACCCGTGTTCGCAAAATTGGCCCCGAACGTCCCCGACATCGCGGGGCTGGCGAAGGCCGCGGTCGCCGCGGGCGCAGACGGCATCACCGCGATAAACACGGTGAAGGCGATGGCGATCGACGTTCGCGCCGGGCGACCCATACTTGCAAACCGCGTCGGTGGCCTCTCCGGCCGCGCGATCAAGCCCGTCGGTCTCAGGGCCGTCTATGAGATCGCCCAAGAGGTCGATGCGCCGATCATGGGCGTCGGCGGCGTCTACACGGGCGAGGACGCGCTCGAATACATCATGGCCGGTGCCTCCGCGGTCCAGGTGGGTAGCGCCGTCATGGAGCGTGGGTGGGACGTGTTCGCGAAGATCGACTCGGAACTCAAGGCACTCCTGGACGAATGCGGCTATCCGTCGGTCGAGGCGGCACGGCGCGTGGCGGTGACGGCAAAGTGA
- a CDS encoding ABC transporter ATP-binding protein encodes MAGFAIETTGLTKTFERKPERGIKGWFDRRPKATITAVDHVDLQIREGELFGLLGPNGAGKTTLVKLLSTLLLPGSGSARICGLDIERDADAIRRKVGVVLGGERALYWRLTGRENLWYFSQLYNMQDAPARNRIKELLDVVGIADRADERVENYSKGMKQRLHIARGLLTDPEVLLLDEPTIGLDPQAARTLRSLVSEVARGLGHTVVMSTHYMYEADALCDRVAIMNRGKIVACDSPAALKGRHADGGAFLVSVRTAGGEDVRRGLEQAGSVGAVISETNDAATGVVTFRLAIRAGAADEAPQELARAVADAKGRLVALRQEEPTLEDVFVRLTGETLGVDAPPGGKPSVE; translated from the coding sequence GTGGCCGGCTTCGCCATTGAAACGACGGGACTCACAAAGACCTTCGAGCGAAAGCCCGAGAGGGGGATCAAGGGGTGGTTCGACCGACGTCCAAAGGCCACGATCACCGCCGTCGACCATGTCGACCTCCAGATACGCGAGGGGGAACTCTTCGGCCTCCTGGGTCCCAACGGGGCTGGAAAGACCACACTCGTGAAACTGCTCTCGACCCTTCTACTTCCGGGATCCGGAAGCGCCAGGATATGCGGCCTCGACATCGAACGCGATGCGGATGCCATCCGTCGAAAGGTCGGCGTCGTCCTGGGCGGCGAGAGGGCGTTGTACTGGCGCCTCACCGGCCGCGAGAACCTTTGGTACTTCTCCCAGCTTTACAACATGCAAGATGCTCCCGCGCGCAATCGCATCAAGGAACTTCTCGACGTCGTGGGAATCGCCGACCGCGCGGATGAGCGCGTCGAGAACTATTCGAAAGGCATGAAGCAGCGCCTGCACATCGCGCGTGGACTTCTCACGGACCCCGAGGTGCTGCTCCTCGACGAGCCCACGATCGGCCTCGACCCGCAGGCCGCGCGCACCCTCCGCTCGCTTGTGAGCGAGGTGGCGCGCGGGCTCGGGCACACGGTCGTCATGAGCACGCATTACATGTACGAGGCTGACGCGCTTTGCGACCGTGTCGCCATAATGAACCGTGGAAAGATAGTCGCGTGCGATTCGCCGGCGGCGCTCAAGGGAAGGCACGCGGACGGCGGGGCGTTCCTCGTCTCCGTGCGGACGGCCGGCGGAGAAGACGTCCGCCGGGGCCTCGAACAGGCGGGAAGCGTGGGCGCGGTGATATCGGAGACCAACGACGCGGCGACGGGTGTCGTGACTTTCAGACTTGCCATCCGGGCGGGGGCCGCCGACGAAGCACCGCAGGAACTCGCACGCGCGGTCGCCGATGCGAAAGGACGCCTTGTGGCGCTTCGGCAGGAGGAGCCCACGTTGGAGGACGTATTCGTGCGGCTCACGGGGGAGACGCTCGGCGTGGACGCGCCTCCGGGGGGAAAGCCGAGCGTTGAGTGA
- a CDS encoding ABC transporter permease: MSEIGLAAYPRALRASMFKNWRLSTSYPSWIINRLIGPIVWVALSVYAFTGLADPESVSKAFEASGETASFTGFLVLGQTVFSFFMGMNWRGGMAIQRERWYGTLEMVLLAPTSRVAFVLGEALFGLLDSGWTIFLAMFVGFMLFGVEFHVADPLAVVVVITLTLLSMVSLGLFFSGFYMLTRAAGPMSQAIQAPVRFLSGTQFPVGALPIALQGAAYAIPVTFGLIAVRGTLLGGQHLDALGPQMAALVGMTIVFSLAGAWLIGDMEKRAKRNGTLHAY, from the coding sequence TTGAGTGAGATCGGTCTCGCAGCCTATCCGCGCGCGTTGCGTGCGAGCATGTTCAAGAACTGGCGCCTCTCGACGAGTTATCCGAGTTGGATCATCAACCGGCTCATCGGCCCCATAGTCTGGGTCGCTCTCTCCGTCTACGCGTTCACGGGACTAGCGGACCCCGAAAGCGTCTCCAAGGCGTTCGAGGCGTCCGGGGAGACGGCCTCCTTCACGGGTTTTCTCGTCCTCGGCCAGACCGTCTTCTCATTCTTCATGGGCATGAACTGGCGCGGCGGCATGGCGATCCAGCGGGAACGTTGGTACGGGACCTTGGAGATGGTGCTTCTTGCGCCGACGTCCCGAGTCGCTTTCGTCCTGGGGGAAGCGCTCTTCGGGCTCCTTGACAGCGGATGGACGATTTTCCTCGCGATGTTCGTCGGTTTCATGCTCTTCGGCGTGGAATTCCACGTGGCCGATCCTCTCGCCGTCGTCGTCGTGATAACCCTGACGCTTCTTTCGATGGTGAGCCTCGGCCTGTTCTTTTCCGGTTTCTACATGTTGACGCGCGCCGCCGGTCCGATGTCGCAAGCGATCCAAGCACCCGTGCGGTTCCTCTCCGGGACGCAGTTTCCCGTGGGTGCACTCCCCATCGCCCTTCAAGGCGCGGCATATGCGATCCCCGTTACCTTTGGGCTCATCGCGGTCAGGGGAACGCTCCTTGGGGGCCAGCACCTCGACGCCCTTGGCCCACAGATGGCGGCGCTTGTAGGAATGACCATCGTATTCTCCCTCGCTGGTGCTTGGCTCATCGGCGACATGGAGAAACGCGCAAAGAGGAACGGGACGCTCCATGCCTATTGA
- a CDS encoding methylated-DNA--[protein]-cysteine S-methyltransferase, with protein MPTKVNYSVFESPVGPLGLATTDKALVRLNFLSPREDFGETLRADGFQVSRAETPMLRRAARELTEYFAGKRRDFTVPVDFLEGTEFQKNVWRHLQEIPYGSTCSYKALANACGSENGFRAVGSANGSNPVAIVVPCHRVIAADGSMGGYGAGLPTKARLLALERGERLDIAPGRMTRQSAYLPRF; from the coding sequence ATGCCCACCAAGGTGAATTATTCGGTATTCGAGAGTCCCGTCGGCCCGCTCGGCCTCGCGACGACCGACAAGGCGCTCGTCCGGCTGAACTTCCTCTCGCCTCGCGAGGATTTCGGCGAAACCCTTCGAGCGGACGGGTTCCAGGTTTCGCGCGCCGAGACGCCCATGCTGCGGCGAGCGGCGCGTGAGCTCACCGAATACTTCGCCGGAAAGCGGCGGGATTTCACAGTCCCTGTGGATTTCCTGGAAGGGACGGAGTTCCAAAAGAACGTGTGGAGGCACCTCCAAGAGATCCCGTACGGCTCGACGTGCTCGTACAAGGCCCTCGCGAACGCTTGCGGCTCGGAGAATGGGTTTCGGGCAGTGGGAAGCGCCAACGGCAGCAACCCGGTCGCGATCGTCGTCCCGTGCCATCGTGTCATCGCGGCCGACGGATCGATGGGCGGCTACGGGGCGGGCCTTCCGACGAAAGCGCGCCTACTTGCTTTGGAACGGGGCGAGCGGCTTGACATCGCCCCGGGGCGCATGACGCGCCAAAGCGCCTATCTTCCCCGGTTCTAG
- a CDS encoding PIN domain-containing protein gives MKIVVDANRFFSALLKDGPARKAIYETRAALFAPEFLKIELARHREELQRRSRLTPTDFSKLMDEVAAQIVWVPDEAIHAHLSDAARAIGTVDISDVPYLASALAIKADAIWSHDLDFDKQTLVPRVPHPDSRP, from the coding sequence ATGAAGATCGTTGTCGACGCCAACCGCTTCTTTAGCGCGTTATTGAAGGACGGCCCCGCGCGAAAGGCCATATATGAGACGCGGGCGGCGCTCTTCGCTCCCGAGTTTCTGAAAATCGAGCTCGCCCGACACCGCGAAGAGCTCCAACGGAGGAGCCGCCTGACGCCCACGGATTTCTCGAAGCTCATGGACGAGGTTGCGGCCCAGATAGTTTGGGTCCCCGACGAAGCGATCCACGCCCACCTTTCCGACGCCGCGAGGGCGATCGGCACGGTGGACATATCCGACGTGCCGTATCTCGCATCTGCTTTGGCGATCAAGGCCGACGCGATCTGGAGTCACGATCTCGATTTCGACAAGCAGACGCTCGTTCCACGGGTCCCACACCCGGACTCACGCCCATGA
- a CDS encoding ABC transporter permease has translation MPIEPSPAAPVFSRTTLAWGRTFRATYVSNFKGQLRYYTTSGWMISSLLSPVFLLASAAVIAHFLAGGGVPPRFFELTGYPDYLAFVVIGLATNGLVNSALDDGGTAIYDEESAGTWDLIALTPTNRFVWIFGKTLAGMTASILDLVIVLAAGVLIFGIVLTPANLTVALVGLLLTLIGLQGFGFLMAAAGLYWKQPYALAMLFSPVFIFLSGMVFPVEALPGWVQAISSAFPLTHGLHIMRDAVLLGKGFTDLTQSFSMLVLTGAAFMIVGFAAFAAMEKRARRHGVLGRY, from the coding sequence ATGCCTATTGAACCAAGCCCGGCCGCGCCAGTTTTTTCGAGGACGACGCTAGCGTGGGGCCGCACCTTCCGCGCGACATATGTTTCCAACTTCAAGGGACAACTGCGGTATTACACGACCTCCGGCTGGATGATTTCATCGCTCCTCTCACCAGTCTTTCTCCTCGCAAGCGCCGCGGTCATAGCCCATTTCCTGGCGGGCGGAGGCGTGCCGCCGCGCTTCTTCGAACTCACCGGTTACCCCGACTACCTCGCCTTCGTCGTCATCGGTCTCGCGACGAACGGTCTAGTGAACAGCGCGCTCGACGACGGCGGCACGGCCATCTACGACGAGGAGTCTGCGGGAACGTGGGACCTCATCGCGCTCACCCCGACGAACCGCTTCGTGTGGATTTTCGGTAAGACCTTGGCCGGCATGACGGCGAGCATCCTCGACCTCGTCATCGTCCTCGCGGCGGGTGTCTTGATCTTCGGGATCGTCCTCACGCCGGCGAACCTGACGGTCGCCTTGGTCGGCCTTTTACTGACTCTCATCGGGCTCCAAGGCTTCGGTTTTCTCATGGCGGCGGCCGGTCTCTACTGGAAACAGCCCTATGCCCTCGCGATGCTCTTCAGCCCCGTGTTCATCTTCCTTTCTGGGATGGTATTTCCAGTCGAAGCGCTGCCCGGTTGGGTCCAAGCGATTTCAAGTGCGTTCCCGTTGACCCACGGCCTCCACATCATGCGAGACGCGGTGCTCCTTGGCAAGGGCTTCACCGATCTCACACAATCGTTCTCGATGCTTGTCCTCACAGGCGCTGCATTCATGATCGTCGGGTTCGCCGCGTTCGCCGCCATGGAAAAAAGGGCAAGACGGCACGGCGTGTTGGGAAGATACTGA
- a CDS encoding tRNA uridine(34) 5-carboxymethylaminomethyl modification radical SAM/GNAT enzyme Elp3 yields MSRLAAGEASTKDDVHKIKVELARRHEMSAIPSDADVWNEASGELKERLRSLLTIKRTRSISGVAVVAVMTSPAYCPHGTCLYCPGGPDWERPAAQAYTGLEPAGARGLRNDFDPFKQTYGRLHEIERMGHPIDKVDLIVMGGTITSRAVAYQEGFVKGCLDAMNCVDGGEPAPTLEESVSRNEEARVRCVGMTLETRPDQCSPQQIQKALEMGATRFELGVQSTRDDVLRNVARGHDVQATIDATRRLKDAGLKVGYHMMPGLPGSSRERDIASFRRIFEDPDFRPDMLKIYPTLVIAGTGLYEFWKRGKYHAMTTEEATDLVREVMSFVPTWARIMRVDRDIPTTEVEAGVMKSNLRELAEEDGNCRCIRCREAGHKARRGIHVDPGSVGEYEEVYEAAGGKEYFLTVEDRSQDILLAYLRLRVPSEGSAALGAPHLSCAPGHAFVREVKVLGHHVAISDAPEAGELQHRGYGRRLLERAEGIARGDGVRRLLVTSGVGARAYYGKLGYERVGTYMGRTLA; encoded by the coding sequence ATCTCGCGCCTTGCCGCGGGCGAAGCGTCGACCAAGGACGACGTCCACAAGATCAAGGTCGAGCTCGCTCGCCGCCACGAGATGTCGGCGATCCCGTCCGACGCTGACGTGTGGAACGAGGCGTCCGGCGAGCTCAAGGAACGTCTGCGGTCCCTTCTCACCATCAAACGGACGCGGTCCATCTCCGGTGTCGCGGTCGTCGCTGTGATGACGAGCCCGGCTTACTGCCCGCATGGGACCTGCCTCTATTGTCCAGGCGGGCCGGACTGGGAGCGGCCGGCGGCGCAGGCGTACACCGGCCTCGAGCCGGCGGGAGCAAGGGGCCTTCGCAACGACTTCGACCCGTTCAAGCAGACCTATGGGCGCTTGCATGAGATCGAACGCATGGGACATCCGATCGACAAAGTGGACCTCATCGTCATGGGCGGCACCATCACGTCTCGCGCGGTCGCTTACCAGGAAGGGTTCGTGAAGGGGTGCCTTGACGCCATGAACTGTGTTGACGGGGGCGAGCCGGCGCCCACGCTCGAGGAATCCGTCTCGCGAAACGAGGAGGCCCGCGTGCGCTGCGTCGGCATGACGCTTGAGACGCGTCCCGATCAATGCTCGCCGCAACAGATCCAGAAAGCGCTTGAGATGGGCGCGACGCGCTTCGAACTTGGCGTGCAGTCGACGCGCGACGACGTCTTGCGAAACGTCGCGCGTGGCCACGATGTACAGGCGACGATCGATGCAACTCGGCGCCTAAAGGACGCCGGGCTCAAAGTCGGTTATCACATGATGCCGGGGCTACCGGGCTCGTCGCGGGAGCGTGACATCGCGTCGTTCCGCCGGATATTCGAAGACCCTGATTTCCGCCCGGACATGTTGAAGATATACCCCACGCTGGTCATCGCCGGCACCGGGCTTTACGAGTTCTGGAAGCGCGGGAAGTACCACGCGATGACGACGGAAGAGGCGACCGACCTAGTGCGCGAAGTCATGTCGTTCGTCCCCACGTGGGCGCGGATAATGCGTGTCGACCGGGACATCCCGACAACGGAGGTCGAGGCCGGTGTCATGAAAAGCAACCTGCGGGAACTGGCGGAAGAGGATGGGAATTGCCGGTGCATCAGGTGTCGTGAGGCCGGGCATAAGGCACGACGAGGGATCCACGTCGATCCCGGATCCGTCGGTGAGTACGAGGAGGTCTACGAGGCGGCGGGCGGGAAAGAGTATTTCCTGACGGTCGAGGACAGGTCGCAAGACATCCTCCTCGCGTACCTCCGGCTCCGTGTTCCATCGGAGGGAAGCGCCGCGTTGGGCGCACCGCATCTTTCATGCGCGCCGGGTCACGCCTTCGTTCGTGAAGTGAAGGTCTTGGGTCATCACGTTGCGATAAGCGATGCGCCGGAAGCAGGGGAGCTCCAACATCGCGGATACGGTCGTCGCCTCCTGGAGCGGGCGGAGGGGATCGCCCGGGGTGATGGTGTGCGGAGGCTCCTCGTGACGAGCGGAGTGGGCGCACGGGCCTATTACGGGAAGCTCGGCTACGAGCGGGTCGGGACTTACATGGGACGGACCCTTGCGTAG
- a CDS encoding nascent polypeptide-associated complex protein, giving the protein MIPGGRGMNPRKINQMMKSMGISVEEIDGVESVVITTPEKEYVFTDAEVSIMKTPQGKTYQVVGEPEVRSRAPGGKSAATTPKGPKFTDDDVALVMAQTGAPREKAVAALEECDGEIARAIVSLGGS; this is encoded by the coding sequence ATGATACCCGGCGGACGGGGCATGAATCCCCGAAAAATCAACCAAATGATGAAATCGATGGGGATCTCCGTCGAGGAGATCGATGGTGTCGAGAGCGTCGTCATCACGACACCCGAAAAGGAGTACGTTTTCACCGACGCCGAGGTGTCGATAATGAAAACGCCTCAGGGGAAGACCTACCAGGTCGTCGGCGAGCCCGAGGTCCGGAGCCGCGCACCCGGCGGGAAATCGGCCGCAACGACGCCGAAGGGGCCCAAGTTCACCGATGACGACGTCGCCCTCGTGATGGCGCAGACGGGGGCGCCGCGGGAAAAAGCCGTCGCCGCCCTCGAGGAGTGCGACGGCGAAATCGCAAGGGCCATCGTGTCGCTTGGCGGCTCTTGA
- a CDS encoding type II toxin-antitoxin system VapC family toxin, with product MSLLIDTGVLFAFLNNDDARHGQAVGAIERIARGEWGTPLVSDYVVDELFTLIRARTGNPDLETAAKRLLPFPKPMLPRLQLVPVGPRHLDATLALFLRHRTRRLSFTDASILALMPELGIETLATFDDGFDGLAEIVP from the coding sequence TTGAGCCTTCTGATTGATACGGGCGTCCTGTTCGCGTTTCTCAACAACGACGACGCGCGCCATGGACAGGCGGTGGGGGCGATCGAACGAATCGCCAGGGGGGAGTGGGGCACGCCGCTCGTCTCTGACTACGTCGTGGATGAGCTCTTCACCCTCATCCGGGCCCGCACGGGCAACCCAGACCTCGAGACGGCCGCGAAACGGCTCCTGCCGTTTCCGAAGCCGATGCTCCCGAGGTTACAACTCGTTCCAGTGGGTCCACGCCACCTCGACGCGACGCTCGCGCTTTTTCTCCGCCACCGCACGCGGCGGCTGTCGTTCACGGACGCGAGCATCCTCGCGCTCATGCCGGAACTCGGCATCGAGACCCTTGCGACCTTCGACGACGGTTTCGATGGCCTCGCCGAGATCGTGCCGTAG
- a CDS encoding dihydroorotate dehydrogenase electron transfer subunit, with product MTFTTRVTRVVEENPKVRTIHFRHEKAGEARPGQFVMVWIPGVDEVPMSLSKAGRECAVTVGAIGDATSAMAGMKKGDVIGIRGPYGRPYSMTHRRILFVGGGTGIASIATAVEAHRKKRRSCTVALGARTKELIFFANRFKRAGAKVRITTDDGSMGEKRFVTDTVEEELRRGAFDAVYTCGPEKMMARVVDIANAARVEVEASLERHMRCGFGICGACTLDDGGERVCQEGPMFTGKELRKITEFGKYHRDASGRKVA from the coding sequence GTGACGTTCACCACACGTGTCACCCGGGTCGTCGAGGAGAACCCCAAGGTCCGCACCATCCACTTCCGGCACGAGAAGGCGGGCGAAGCGCGCCCCGGCCAATTCGTGATGGTGTGGATCCCCGGCGTCGACGAAGTCCCAATGTCGCTTTCAAAGGCAGGGCGCGAGTGCGCAGTGACCGTGGGGGCGATCGGCGACGCTACGTCGGCGATGGCCGGGATGAAGAAAGGGGACGTCATCGGCATCCGCGGCCCATACGGGCGACCGTACTCCATGACCCACCGAAGAATCCTCTTCGTCGGGGGCGGGACGGGGATCGCGTCGATCGCGACCGCTGTCGAAGCGCACAGGAAAAAGAGACGCTCATGTACCGTCGCCCTAGGTGCCCGGACAAAGGAGCTCATCTTCTTTGCCAACCGCTTCAAGCGCGCCGGAGCGAAGGTGAGGATCACGACGGACGACGGCTCGATGGGCGAGAAGCGCTTCGTCACGGATACGGTCGAAGAGGAGCTGCGCCGCGGCGCGTTCGACGCCGTGTACACCTGCGGGCCCGAGAAGATGATGGCGCGCGTCGTCGACATAGCGAACGCGGCCCGCGTCGAGGTAGAAGCCAGTCTGGAACGTCACATGCGCTGCGGTTTTGGCATATGTGGCGCTTGCACGCTCGACGATGGGGGCGAGCGCGTCTGCCAGGAAGGGCCGATGTTCACGGGCAAAGAGCTAAGGAAGATCACGGAATTCGGGAAGTACCACCGCGACGCGTCCGGACGCAAGGTAGCGTAG
- a CDS encoding Lrp/AsnC ligand binding domain-containing protein, producing MAVGFVLISAAPAKEHEVYNALLKVPEIVELHPLFGEYDLIAKIEGPDFDTLGQIIVNKVRTIQGVMDTKTLTGTRF from the coding sequence ATGGCAGTAGGATTCGTACTGATTTCAGCGGCCCCGGCAAAAGAGCACGAGGTCTACAACGCGCTTTTGAAAGTGCCAGAGATCGTGGAACTCCACCCGCTCTTCGGCGAATATGACCTCATCGCGAAGATCGAAGGGCCAGACTTCGACACCCTCGGGCAGATAATCGTGAACAAGGTACGCACCATCCAGGGCGTCATGGACACGAAGACCCTGACCGGGACCCGCTTCTAG
- a CDS encoding MBOAT family protein, producing MGQPLDVHHQMCRALFNDFCFLGVFLPITLFLFWIVASKRWRLGVLIASGLTFYSLWDVRFAGLLLAVAAVDYALGGLIARAQGSRRLQYLSLSIAFNLGILVFFKYAGFVVENATTLLSLVGTDSALPHYEIVLPVGISFFTFKSLSYTIDVYRKTIQPTHDLLSYLAFITLFADLVAGPIVRFKGLSSQLSNMGAPTHVPRVVGGVALFSIGLAKKVIVADGIAPYVDQLWASPASLDSMGAALALVGFGLQLYFDFSGYSDMAIGLGRLVGLELPINFRAPYQARNPSDFWRRWHISLSSWLRDYLYYPLGGNRLGWIRTVLNLVVVMAIGGLWHGAGWVFFAWGVYHGALLATYHVFRRPWDAAPVLVQRFTTYAAVTFGWVFFRATDLTSALFVIQALFALDVQREWRTFAEVAIVLCGLAAFCWGAKPSIELKVDHKPRWAILSAGLMIISILRLAEVSSPFLYYQF from the coding sequence ATGGGCCAGCCTCTCGACGTGCATCATCAAATGTGCCGCGCCCTGTTTAACGACTTTTGTTTTCTCGGCGTCTTCCTTCCAATAACGCTGTTCTTGTTCTGGATTGTGGCAAGCAAGAGGTGGCGGCTGGGTGTACTGATTGCCTCTGGGTTGACGTTTTACAGCCTGTGGGACGTTCGATTTGCAGGCCTGCTCCTTGCGGTCGCCGCGGTCGATTACGCTTTAGGAGGCCTGATTGCGCGCGCACAAGGATCGCGTCGCCTTCAGTACCTAAGCCTGTCAATCGCATTTAATTTGGGAATCCTTGTTTTCTTCAAGTACGCTGGATTCGTGGTCGAAAACGCCACCACTCTCCTGTCGCTGGTTGGCACGGATTCTGCCCTCCCGCATTACGAAATCGTCTTGCCGGTGGGAATCTCATTCTTCACTTTCAAGTCGCTGAGTTACACCATAGACGTTTACCGAAAAACAATCCAGCCCACACACGACCTGCTTTCGTACCTCGCGTTCATCACTCTCTTCGCCGACCTGGTCGCTGGACCGATTGTCCGTTTCAAGGGTCTTTCTTCGCAGCTTTCCAACATGGGCGCGCCCACGCATGTGCCAAGAGTTGTCGGGGGCGTGGCCCTGTTCTCCATCGGACTTGCAAAGAAAGTGATTGTCGCCGACGGCATCGCCCCCTATGTAGACCAGTTGTGGGCGTCACCGGCATCGCTCGACAGCATGGGCGCGGCGCTGGCCCTTGTTGGGTTCGGGTTACAACTGTACTTCGACTTTTCGGGTTATAGCGACATGGCCATCGGTCTCGGCCGCCTGGTCGGATTGGAGCTTCCAATCAACTTTCGCGCACCGTACCAGGCCCGTAACCCCTCGGATTTCTGGCGGAGATGGCACATTTCGCTGTCTTCGTGGCTTCGCGATTATCTGTACTATCCGCTCGGCGGGAATCGATTGGGCTGGATCCGGACCGTACTGAATCTCGTCGTGGTGATGGCCATTGGCGGCCTATGGCATGGGGCGGGATGGGTATTCTTCGCGTGGGGCGTCTACCACGGAGCCCTGTTGGCAACTTACCACGTTTTCCGGCGCCCCTGGGACGCGGCTCCTGTCTTGGTTCAACGATTCACGACTTACGCCGCCGTCACGTTTGGTTGGGTTTTCTTCCGCGCCACCGACCTGACATCGGCGCTATTCGTCATCCAGGCCCTTTTCGCTTTGGATGTTCAACGGGAGTGGCGTACATTTGCAGAGGTTGCCATAGTGCTTTGCGGCCTAGCGGCCTTTTGCTGGGGCGCAAAACCTTCTATCGAATTGAAGGTCGACCACAAGCCAAGATGGGCCATTCTAAGTGCGGGTTTGATGATTATTTCAATCTTAAGGCTTGCAGAGGTGAGCAGCCCATTCCTGTACTACCAATTCTAG
- a CDS encoding aldo/keto reductase yields the protein MDARAFGPTGIDVPVIGQGTWQLKNAKRAEQALKAGLDLGMTHIDTAELYRGSEEVVARAIQNRRDDVFLVSKVLPRNATREGVVAACEASLKRLGTDHLDVYLLHWREDTLDLRGAMHGLEEVAKRGWTRHIGVSNFDVADLEEATKHLSSRPIACNQVLYHVADRGIENGVIPYCERNDIAVVAYAPFGGDYVPWPPGGVKGLRVLEDIGKRHGKTARQVALNFLTRNESVFTIPKAEKVEHARENAGGVGWVLTNDDLREIEAAFPRPPPGPLPMF from the coding sequence GTGGACGCTCGCGCGTTTGGGCCTACAGGGATCGACGTCCCCGTCATCGGCCAAGGTACGTGGCAACTGAAGAACGCCAAGCGTGCGGAGCAGGCGCTCAAGGCCGGCCTCGACCTTGGCATGACCCACATCGACACGGCGGAACTCTACCGCGGCAGCGAGGAAGTGGTCGCCCGCGCGATCCAAAACCGCCGCGACGACGTCTTCCTCGTGAGCAAGGTGCTGCCGCGTAACGCGACACGGGAGGGCGTCGTCGCCGCGTGCGAGGCGAGTCTCAAACGCCTCGGCACCGACCACTTGGACGTATACCTCCTTCACTGGCGCGAGGACACGCTCGATCTTCGAGGCGCGATGCACGGCCTCGAGGAGGTCGCAAAGCGTGGATGGACGAGGCACATCGGTGTCTCGAACTTCGACGTGGCCGACTTGGAGGAAGCGACGAAGCACCTTTCGAGCCGGCCGATCGCTTGCAACCAGGTCCTTTACCATGTCGCGGACCGGGGCATCGAGAACGGCGTCATCCCCTACTGCGAACGGAACGACATCGCGGTGGTCGCATACGCCCCGTTCGGCGGTGATTACGTGCCCTGGCCGCCGGGCGGTGTGAAGGGACTACGCGTGCTGGAAGACATCGGGAAACGGCATGGGAAGACGGCGAGGCAGGTGGCGCTGAACTTCCTGACGCGCAACGAGAGCGTCTTCACCATACCGAAGGCCGAGAAGGTGGAACACGCGAGGGAGAACGCGGGCGGCGTCGGATGGGTATTGACGAATGACGATCTGCGCGAGATCGAGGCGGCGTTCCCGAGGCCGCCTCCTGGCCCTCTGCCGATGTTCTGA